One Elgaria multicarinata webbii isolate HBS135686 ecotype San Diego chromosome 6, rElgMul1.1.pri, whole genome shotgun sequence DNA segment encodes these proteins:
- the DUSP4 gene encoding dual specificity protein phosphatase 4 has protein sequence MVELREMDCSVLQQLLHRGESGASAAAAAAGKCLLLDCRPFLAHSSGYIRGALNVRCNTIVRRRAKGVVSLEQILPAEDEVRARLRSGLYSAVVVYDERSPRAESLREDSTVWLVVRALRRDAEHADIRLLKGGYERFHSEYPEFCAKTTSPTAASALASVEHLEHSCSSCGTPQHDQGGPVEILPFLYLGSAHHAARRDMLDALGITALLNVSSDCPNHFEGHFQYKCIPVEDNHKTDISSWFMEAIEYIDSVKLCHGRVLVHCQAGISRSATICLAYLIMKKRVKLEEAFEFVKQRRSIISPNFSFMGQLLQFESQVLAPSCAAEAASPPGPLRERGKSASTPTSQFVFSFPVSVAVHSTPGSLPYLHSPITTSPTC, from the exons ATGGTGGAGCTGCGGGAGATGGACTGCAGCGTGCTCCAGCAGCTCTTGCACCGGGGCGAGAGCGGggcctcggcggcggcggcggcggcgggcaagTGCCTCCTCTTGGACTGCAGGCCCTTCCTGGCGCACAGCTCCGGCTACATCCGCGGGGCGCTCAACGTGCGCTGCAACACCATCGTCCGGCGCCGGGCCAAAGGCGTCGTGAGCCTGGAGCAGATCCTGCCGGCCGAGGACGAGGTGCGCGCCCGCCTCCGCTCGGGGCTCTACTCGGCCGTAGTGGTGTACGACGAGCGGAGCCCGCGGGCCGAGTCCCTGCGGGAGGACAGCACCGTGTGGCTGGTGGTGCGCGCGCTGCGCAGGGACGCCGAGCACGCCGACATCCGCCTGCTGAAAG GTGGCTACGAGAGGTTTCATTCAGAATATCCGGAGTTCTGCGCGAAGACGACATCTCCTACCGCGGCATCGGCGTTGGCCAGCGTGGAGCACCTTGAGCACAGCTGCAGCTCCTGTGGGACGCCACAACACGATCAG GGTGGCCCAGTGGAAATCCTCCCTTTCCTCTACCTCGGCAGTGCGCATCACGCCGCTAGGAGAGACATGCTGGACGCATTGGGGATTACAGCCTTGCTAAATGTTTCATCGGACTGCCCAAATCACTTTGAAGGACACTTTCAATACAAATGCATTCCAGTGGAAGATAACCACAAAACCGACATCAGCTCCTGGTTCATGGAAGCAATTGAATACATAG ACTCCGTGAAGCTGTGCCACGGCCGGGTCCTGGTGCACTGCCAAGCTGGCATCTCCCGGTCGGCCACCATCTGCTTGGCCTACCTGATCATGAAGAAGCGGGTGAAGCTGGAGGAGGCCTTTGAGTTCGTCAAGCAACGCCGCAGCATCATCTCCCCCAACTTCAGCTTCATGGGGCAGCTGCTGCAGTTCGAGTCCCAGGTGCTGGCCCCGTCGTGCGCCGCCGAGGCCGCCAGCCCGCCAGGGCCGCTGCGGGAGCGGGGCAAGAgcgcctccacccccacctcccagttCGTCTTCAGTTTCCCGGTCTCGGTGGCGGTGCACTCCACGCCCGGCAGCCTCCCGTACCTGCACAGCCCCATCACCACTTCGCCCACTTGCTAG